Proteins from one Corticium candelabrum chromosome 4, ooCorCand1.1, whole genome shotgun sequence genomic window:
- the LOC134178531 gene encoding uncharacterized protein LOC134178531 encodes MAADVTLGSASRAESSAPGSLLCPLCASQFSSSNMLWQHVNLEHASRLDFPSASFLSANGRKVCSSCGFSYSGHWKLCRRSQGQGRPRCGGVMVNPATSSWYSKPVVGARDSVETGAAVAVEETSASVGGGCLPVLDSVESSGLSESLRPSCDLVLEAVKAAECLACPAHLESDLFEALMLEISSLPVKTVGHVPRSIRPLLSQVLGVELKHASDNGLWGFARLHMFPKAVLRCPPRAGKKKRYVVKALLHSRLEKWLSGDFVSLWTEVRLEAAHRPVVSSKNVSVTQSNVKRALAIAREGNFSKAVQCLGSCGTAAHNDTQALEELLQRHPQHVLPDWNDDIPPPLTVSSESVLSALHDFPKASSPGASQLHCQHLLDATDGNSSPLSKDCLDRLTRLICFLLSGQADSRIAPWLSGAPLTALLKKQGGIRPIAVGEVLRRLTSRLCCSAARSASSDVFLPYGQVGVGIRGGLEAAVHSLSAIIDLRGNNPDLCCLKVDFRNAFNECRRSSFLHRLQRDFPSIFAWAQWCYHCEGQLRFGSHCIKSSGGVQQGDPLGPLLFSLTLLELLDDIDSTPDINLQVWYLDDGTIVGPRKAVSSLLDSLSVKGPSHGLILNLEKCEVFWPSGDISFPEFPDSVQRVQCISGGAEFLGSPVFGSDAFYDATFGRKIDKILSCQSRLTDLEDPQVELHLLRSCLSLCKVNHLLRTVPSEKVKFQLERFDSELRSSLEVISRSSVSDVAWKQATLPIRLGGLGLRETCRTSALAFVGSCNFTRDLSIRLLGCAKPPVLRSSEGPITNPDVPDLLFPGEVSSREQLLSTLLSTADVDLGGASQHDLQEIFDKSLLSDIKNSVSIRDQARLNAISTPHAGAWLRAIPNRNLGLVMSAEEYVIALRLRLGIPIFPSLSTRCPCGSIIDAYGDHVLGCGYGNLRIKRHDALRDVIFHTLLEDHSGTRREQHCGGYNNSRPGDVYHPDFLLGRPGYFDITVRNSFQQSHIVHSAYCAGAAAAAGEMEKDDRHKDNVEATGGVFYPLVVESYGTWTSSSLQTLKTIARRTSLRSSITVSRAIVNFHGQLSLRLWQFNARMILDRLSLLGLDRDYSVCSSL; translated from the coding sequence ATGGCTGCAGACGTTACCTTGGGTTCTGCTAGTCGTGCTGAGAGCTCGGCTCCTGGATCGCTGTTGTGTCCTTTATGCGCTTCACAGTTCTCTAGCAGCAATATGTTGTGGCAACACGTTAATTTGGAGCACGCGAGTCGCCTTGATTTTCCCTCTGCTTCGTTCTTGTCTGCCAACGGCAGGAAAGTGTGTTCATCCTGTGGTTTCTCCTACTCTGGTCACTGGAAACTATGCCGACGTTCTCAGGGTCAGGGTCGTCCACGTTGCGGTGGTGTAATGGTTAATCCTGCTACTTCGTCGTGGTATTCAAAGCCTGTTGTTGGCGCTCGTGATTCGGTTGAAACGGgcgctgctgttgctgttgaagAAACTTCTGCATCGGTGGGAGGTGGCTGTCTCCCTGTCCTTGACTCTGTTGAGTCAAGCGGTCTCAGTGAAAGTCTTCGACCTAGTTGTGATTTGGTTCTAGAGGCTGTCAAGGCGGCGGAGTGCCTCGCTTGCCCCGCCCATCTGGAGTCTGATTTGTTTGAGGCCCTCATGCTGGAGATTTCCTCTTTGCCGGTAAAGACTGTTGGTCATGTCCCGCGTTCAATTCGCCCTCTTCTTTCTCAGGTTCTTGGTGTTGAACTTAAACATGCTTCTGATAATGGTTTGTGGGGTTTTGCTCGCCTACATATGTTCCCAAAGGCAGTGTTGAGATGTCCTCCTCGTGCAGGGAAGAAGAAACGTTATGTGGTGAAAGCCTTGTTACATTCACGACTAGAGAAATGGTTGTCAGGAGATTTTGTTTCACTTTGGACTGAAGTCAGATTGGAAGCAGCACATCGACCTGTAGTGTCTTCAAAGAATGTCTCTGTCACTCAAAGTAATGTCAAACGTGCGTTGGCAATAGCTAGAGAAGGAAATTTTTCTAAAGCAGTGCAATGTCTTGGTTCTTGTGGTACTGCTGCACACAATGATACCCAGGCCCTTGAAGAGTTACTGCAGCGTCATCCTCAACACGTTCTTCCAGATTGGAATGACGACATTCCTCCTCCACTTACTGTCTCTTCAGAGTCTGTACTCTCTGCTTTACATGACTTTCCCAAAGCGTCTAGTCCTGGAGCTTCGCAGTTGCATTGCCAGCACCTATTGGATGCCACTGATGGGAATTCTTCACCGTTATCTAAAGATTGCCTTGACAGATTGACTCGCTTGatttgttttcttttgtcAGGCCAGGCTGACTCTCGCATTGCTCCGTGGCTTTCTGGTGCACCTTTGACTGCTCTTCTCAAGAAACAAGGTGGTATACGCCCGATTGCTGTTGGAGAGGTCTTACGTCGCCTTACGAGTCGCCTTTGTTGCTCAGCAGCGAGATCTGCCTCGTCAGATGTTTTCCTTCCGTACGGTCAAGTTGGCGTCGGTATTCGTGGAGGTTTGGAAGCTGCTGTTCATTCGCTATCAGCTATCATTGATTTGCGTGGAAATAATCCTGATCTCTGTTGCTTGAAGGTGGATTTCAGAAATGCTTTCAATGAATGTCGTCGTTCTTCTTTCCTTCATCGATTACAAAGGGATTTCCCTTCAATATTTGCTTGGGCTCAGTGGTGTTACCACTGTGAAGGACAGCTACGTTTCGGTAGTCACTGTATCAAATCATCAGGAGGAGTACAGCAAGGCGACCCTCTTGGTCCGCTCCTTTTTTCTCTGACTCTCCTGGAGTTGTTGGACGATATTGATTCCACACCTGACATCAACCTTCAGGTATGGTATTTGGACGACGGAACTATTGTTGGTCCTCGTAAGGCGGTTTCTTCCCTCCTGGATAGCTTGTCTGTAAAGGGTCCTTCCCATGGATTGATCCTTAACTTGGAGAAGTGCGAAGTCTTCTGGCCCTCTGGAGATATTtcgtttcctgagttcccggaTAGTGTTCAAAGAGTGCAATGCATTTCTGGTGGAGCAGAGTTTTTAGGCTCTCCGGTATTTGGATCAGATGCTTTTTATGATGCCACTTTTGGCAggaaaattgacaaaattctgTCATGCCAAAGTCGTCTGACGGATCTAGAAGACCCGCAGGTGGAGTTACACCTACTTAGAAGTTGCCTGAGCTTGTGCAAGGTTAATCACCTTCTTAGAACAGTTCCGTCAGAGAAAGTAAAATTTCAGCTCGAGAGGTTCGACAGCGAGTTGCGAAGCAGTCTGGAGGTGATTTCTCGCTCATCTGTATCTGACGTCGCGTGGAAACAGGCCACATTGCCAATCCGTCTCGGTGGTTTGGGTTTGAGAGAAACCTGTAGAACTTCCGCACTCGCTTTCGTAGGCAGTTGCAATTTTACACGGGATTTGAGTATTCGTCTCTTGGGGTGTGCTAAGCCACCTGTTTTGAGGAGCAGTGAAGGGCCAATCACTAATCCTGATGTTCCAGATCTGCTTTTCCCAGGTGAGGTATCGTCTCGTGAACAGCTGCTGTCTACTCTCCTGTCTACCGCTGATGTTGACCTCGGTGGAGCAAGTCAACATGATTTGCAAGAGATTTTCGACAAGTCACTTTTATCTGACATTAAGAACTCAGTCAGTATACGCGACCAAGCACGTCTAAACGCTATATCAACTCCTCATGCAGGCGCATGGCTGCGGGCAATCCCTAACAGAAATTTGGGCCTCGTCATGTCTGCAGAGGAATATGTGATTGCTTTACGTTTACGGCTAGGAATTCCAATTTTTCCTTCTCTCTCTACTAGATGTCCATGTGGTTCAATAATAGATGCCTACGGAGATCATGTGTTAGGTTGCGGCTATGGTAACCTGAGAATTAAACGCCATGATGCGTTACGTGATGTCATCTTTCACACACTACTTGAGGATCACTCTGGCACTCGGAGAGAACAGCACTGTGGCGGATATAACAATTCTCGCCCAGGTGACGTCTACCACCCAGATTTTCTACTTGGTCGTCCAGGATATTTTGATATCACAGTAAGGAATTCCTTCCAGCAGTCTCACATTGTCCACTCCGCTTATTGTGCTGGTGCCGCTGCAGCAGCTGGAGAGATGGAGAAAGACGATCGTCATAAAGACAACGTAGAGGCGACAGGAGGTGTTTTCTACCCGCTGGTAGTTGAGTCCTACGGAACGTGGACCTCCAGTAGCTTACAAACTTTAAAAACAATTGCTAGAAGGACATCTCTCCGTAGTAGTATTACTGTTAGCAGGGCTATCGTTAATTTTCACGGGCAGCTCTCTCTCCGCCTTTGGCAATTTAACGCTAGGATGATTTTGgaccgtttgtctttgttagGTTTAGACAGAGACTACTCTGTTTGTTCTTCGTTGTGA